In the genome of Candidatus Zymogenaceae bacterium, one region contains:
- a CDS encoding recombinase zinc beta ribbon domain-containing protein, producing the protein MVDCPELIIIPDKLWEAAKRRQAEVGKKNNPYTYRGGRSPKYALSGLLKCSQCGSSYVISGHNQYACASYKNRGVSVCSNNVYINKNLIESAIIPRITGELFNDSFFDDIQSRVTRILNASKDDSKERRNRLEKELKDQETKLDNLIKAIESGIITDTTKTRIEEAENRIKEINEELKNGPKDKPRVAVLDSTIRNLMGRLDELMIKRPQKARAILGKLIDRIDVTNEKTRLKIEITPKDEVITNLYSGFSLSLVAGTGFEPVTFGL; encoded by the coding sequence ATTGTTGATTGCCCGGAGCTGATAATCATACCAGACAAACTATGGGAAGCCGCAAAGCGGCGACAGGCCGAAGTCGGTAAAAAGAATAACCCGTACACATACCGGGGAGGACGAAGTCCGAAATACGCTTTAAGTGGACTTTTAAAATGCAGTCAATGCGGTAGTAGTTACGTCATAAGCGGACACAATCAATATGCTTGTGCTTCATATAAGAACCGGGGTGTGTCGGTATGTAGTAATAATGTGTATATCAATAAAAATCTAATTGAAAGTGCCATAATACCGAGAATCACCGGAGAGCTTTTTAATGATTCCTTTTTTGATGATATACAAAGCCGCGTCACAAGAATTTTAAACGCTTCAAAGGATGATAGCAAGGAAAGGCGAAATAGACTTGAAAAGGAACTAAAAGACCAGGAGACAAAACTTGACAACCTGATAAAAGCAATTGAAAGCGGCATCATCACAGACACCACAAAAACCAGAATTGAAGAAGCTGAAAACCGTATAAAAGAAATAAATGAAGAACTGAAAAACGGGCCGAAAGATAAACCCCGAGTTGCGGTACTGGACAGCACTATCAGAAATCTTATGGGGCGGCTTGATGAACTGATGATAAAAAGACCCCAAAAGGCGCGGGCCATCCTGGGGAAATTGATTGATCGTATTGATGTGACCAATGAAAAAACCCGCCTAAAAATTGAAATCACTCCAAAAGATGAAGTAATTACGAATCTTTATAGCGGGTTTTCCTTATCGTTGGTAGCGGGGACAGGATTCGAACCTGTGACCTTCGGGTTATGA
- a CDS encoding threonine synthase — protein sequence MTDHTPTEYRGLIDRYWKRFPMNDRGSVITLLEGNTPLVRAKKLADAVAPGVELYLKYDGLNPTCSFKDRGMTLAVSKAVEEGSQAVICASTGNTSASAAAYAAKAGIRAYVLIPQGKIALGKLSQAVMHGATVIQVEGNFDEALMLVREISETHPITMVNSLNEFRIIGQKSAAFEIIDVLGDAPDYHALPVGNAGNITSYWMGYTEYFKDGIASRRPKMIGFQAAGAAPIVRGEVVTNPETIATAIRIGNPASWKRAELARDESGGLIDMVTDEEILEAYRIIAATEGIFCEPASAASVAGVKKAAGRGMFKKGERIVCTLTGHGLKDPDTAIGVSPETHTVKPKMDDVLSVMDFT from the coding sequence ATGACCGATCACACTCCGACCGAATATCGGGGCCTCATCGACAGGTACTGGAAGCGATTTCCCATGAACGATCGAGGCTCCGTCATCACCCTCCTTGAGGGAAATACCCCCCTCGTCAGGGCGAAGAAGCTCGCGGATGCCGTCGCCCCCGGCGTGGAACTCTACCTCAAATACGACGGCCTCAATCCAACCTGCTCATTCAAGGATCGGGGGATGACCCTTGCGGTGAGCAAGGCAGTGGAGGAGGGATCCCAGGCGGTCATCTGCGCCTCCACCGGCAATACCTCCGCCTCCGCGGCGGCGTATGCCGCAAAGGCCGGCATTCGGGCTTATGTCCTCATCCCCCAGGGGAAGATCGCCCTGGGCAAGCTCTCCCAGGCGGTCATGCACGGCGCCACGGTCATCCAGGTGGAGGGGAACTTCGACGAGGCCCTGATGCTGGTCCGGGAGATATCGGAAACACATCCCATAACGATGGTCAATTCCCTCAACGAGTTTCGCATCATCGGTCAGAAGAGCGCGGCGTTTGAGATCATAGACGTCTTGGGCGATGCGCCGGACTATCACGCGCTGCCTGTGGGGAACGCCGGTAATATCACCTCGTACTGGATGGGGTATACGGAGTATTTCAAAGATGGTATCGCCTCACGACGGCCGAAGATGATCGGCTTTCAGGCGGCGGGGGCGGCCCCCATCGTGAGGGGTGAGGTGGTGACCAATCCGGAGACCATCGCCACCGCCATTCGCATCGGCAACCCGGCGTCGTGGAAGCGGGCGGAGCTGGCCCGTGATGAATCCGGGGGGCTCATCGACATGGTCACCGACGAGGAGATCCTCGAGGCTTACCGAATCATCGCCGCCACCGAGGGCATCTTCTGCGAGCCGGCCTCGGCGGCGTCAGTGGCGGGAGTGAAGAAAGCGGCGGGCCGAGGCATGTTCAAGAAAGGCGAGCGGATCGTTTGCACCCTCACCGGCCACGGTCTGAAGGACCCGGACACCGCCATCGGCGTGTCTCCCGAAACACATACCGTCAAGCCGAAGATGGATGACGTCCTCTCCGTCATGGATTTCACATGA
- a CDS encoding cofactor-independent phosphoglycerate mutase gives MKYVVLLGDGMADRTLTELGGCTPLEAAHTPHMDRIAAEGMVGSVKTVPMGFDPGSDVANMSVMGFDPSVYYTGRGPVEAANMGIAMKPGDVAFRMNLVSLGREPSGKRIMADYSCGHIPTEESAPMVRSLEMNLGDFEFRMYPGRSYRHIMIWSNGVASVVTTPPHDILGEEIGMYLPHGEGAGRLLDLMRRAEMIFADHPINADRRRRGEPVASAPWFWGQGTKPTLPGYRERYGITGAVVSAVDLIQGLGRLAGLDVVEVPGATGWLDTNYEGKVAASLSALWSGADFVYLHVEAPDEAGHAGDVDLKIQAMEDFDREVVGPMMAGLEEMGRFRVLLLPDHPTPIEIRTHSSEPVPFAVYGDGIAPSGAPGFTERIMAHGPFIEQGHTLMEMFLGADV, from the coding sequence ATGAAATACGTCGTGCTTCTGGGGGACGGCATGGCGGATCGCACACTTACGGAGCTGGGCGGCTGCACGCCCTTGGAGGCGGCCCATACCCCGCACATGGATCGTATCGCCGCCGAGGGCATGGTGGGATCGGTGAAAACCGTCCCGATGGGGTTCGATCCGGGGTCGGACGTGGCCAATATGTCGGTGATGGGGTTTGATCCGTCGGTCTATTACACCGGCCGGGGGCCCGTCGAGGCTGCCAATATGGGCATCGCAATGAAGCCGGGGGACGTAGCGTTTCGTATGAACCTGGTCTCCCTGGGGAGGGAGCCGTCGGGTAAACGGATCATGGCCGATTACTCGTGCGGCCACATCCCCACCGAGGAATCCGCGCCGATGGTTCGGTCCCTGGAGATGAATCTGGGCGATTTCGAATTTCGGATGTATCCGGGCAGGAGCTATCGCCACATTATGATTTGGAGCAATGGTGTGGCCTCGGTCGTCACCACGCCGCCTCACGATATCCTGGGGGAGGAGATCGGCATGTACCTCCCCCACGGCGAGGGCGCAGGCCGCCTCCTCGACCTGATGAGGCGGGCGGAGATGATCTTTGCCGATCATCCGATCAATGCGGATCGCCGCCGACGGGGGGAGCCTGTCGCTTCGGCCCCCTGGTTTTGGGGGCAGGGTACGAAGCCGACACTCCCGGGATACCGGGAACGCTACGGCATTACCGGCGCGGTCGTCAGCGCCGTCGACCTGATCCAGGGGCTGGGAAGGCTGGCGGGGTTGGACGTCGTGGAAGTGCCCGGCGCCACCGGATGGTTGGATACCAATTATGAGGGGAAGGTGGCGGCGTCGCTTTCTGCGCTGTGGTCCGGGGCGGATTTTGTGTATCTCCACGTGGAGGCCCCCGACGAGGCGGGGCACGCAGGCGACGTCGATCTCAAGATACAGGCCATGGAGGATTTCGATCGGGAGGTGGTGGGCCCGATGATGGCGGGTCTCGAGGAGATGGGGCGATTTCGCGTTTTGCTTCTACCCGACCATCCCACCCCCATAGAAATACGCACCCACAGCTCGGAGCCGGTGCCGTTCGCCGTTTATGGTGACGGTATCGCGCCGTCCGGAGCCCCCGGCTTTACTGAGCGCATCATGGCTCATGGTCCGTTTATCGAACAGGGGCACACGCTGATGGAGATGTTCCTGGGGGCGGATGTGTGA
- the tatA gene encoding twin-arginine translocase TatA/TatE family subunit — protein MFGLGTTELIIILVLALIIFGAGRLPEVGSALGKGIKNFKKGVSSVNDEVEEEEPKKKEIKDEA, from the coding sequence ATGTTTGGTTTAGGGACGACAGAGCTGATTATCATTTTGGTATTGGCTCTCATCATATTCGGAGCCGGAAGGCTGCCCGAGGTCGGCAGCGCCCTGGGGAAGGGTATCAAAAACTTCAAAAAGGGTGTTTCCAGCGTCAACGACGAGGTCGAGGAAGAGGAGCCGAAAAAGAAGGAGATCAAGGACGAAGCATAG
- a CDS encoding acyl-CoA thioesterase: MGYAYYAHYLRWFEIGRTEFLRDLGTTYREVEEGGVLFPVTEAYVKYLSPVRYDELIEIRTRVAFVKRASLKLEYEVADAETGTVHARGHTVHAAVDAGGNIVRINEKFIFLIKRA; the protein is encoded by the coding sequence ATGGGATATGCCTATTACGCTCACTATCTGAGATGGTTCGAGATCGGCAGGACCGAGTTTTTGAGGGACCTGGGGACCACCTACCGGGAGGTCGAGGAGGGGGGCGTTCTGTTTCCGGTGACCGAGGCATATGTCAAGTACCTGTCGCCTGTGCGCTATGACGAGTTGATCGAAATACGCACCCGGGTCGCCTTCGTGAAGCGCGCCAGCCTGAAGCTGGAATACGAGGTGGCGGACGCCGAAACCGGCACTGTTCACGCCAGGGGACATACCGTTCACGCAGCCGTAGACGCCGGGGGAAACATCGTCAGGATCAACGAAAAGTTTATCTTTCTCATCAAGCGGGCATAA